Proteins from a single region of Carassius gibelio isolate Cgi1373 ecotype wild population from Czech Republic chromosome B15, carGib1.2-hapl.c, whole genome shotgun sequence:
- the LOC127972281 gene encoding alpha-2-macroglobulin yields MDLNVSYCRKWLLFSLLLVCVNGETSGPSFTVTFPAVIESGSEARLCASLLKPNESLVMNIYLVDGDQSILLLQEKAEEEFHRCFNFKAPLVETKSVQKMKVELQGESFKMAEERKVMFRPYHPLTFIQTDKPIYIPGQTVNFRIVTMDKKFSPLDQQYSSVVLEDSKGNRIGQWTNVSSTRWILQRSYELNPEGHQGMYKLKAYIGDRMISHDFEVKKYVLPKFEVTVTAPKTVSIDDESLAVEVCGKYTYGQPLSGKSWVKVCRDIPRYSYRRDKHSPICVNETTEMKRTGCAIHTLDLSAFLNSTYENQLENSLHVEATVTEEGTEIMMTKSETVSLTFEIGKCTLTDLPKTYEHGSVIEGKIKLSNFKGAPIQNKVVYLLEGSWSSQLLLNLTTDSDGLASFSLNTSSLPKVDITLMASVYPTFHGYGYKTPYFSTDRKTVNLFQSATPYTPSLSELIIENIEQPLKCDAELTVTIKYYFIGETAKDFKTDIVYMVLSRGVIVHHGYEKVEVKSSNGAASGTMSFKLSVGADLAPAVQILAYCVLPSENVVARSKTFEIEKCFKNKVSLQFSPARAVPGEKNTLHLSAQPGSLCGLSAVDQSVLILKPEKRLDIEKIFNLLPVQSVSDYPYSVEDEQECLHVRPRRAVLTDNAYESLESVGLKMATNLAVRVPECLSYKGLSYYRNEVMYDYMSRSGIMLNSDDRDSSVEVTVRTVFPETWIWQLAALGDSGSAQVPVTVPDTITSWETEAFCLSSKGLGLAPPAQLTVFQPFFLELSLPYSIIRGEIFELKATVFNYLSKCIMVKVTPAPSSDYTLKASSDEQYSSCLCANGRKTFKWILTPSVLGVLNITVSAEAESSQTVCDNEIVSVPERGRIDTVTRSLLVQAEGTEKTETYSWLLCPKGDTLSEEVDLNLPKDVIKGSARSSVSVIGDILGRALTNLHGLLKMPYGCGEQNMAILSPNIYILQYLENTEQLTSAIRERATGFLKSGDQRQLNYRHTSGGYSTFGHGDENTWLTAFVLRSFGKAQKYIFIDPQIIQSAKEWLISRRDSDGCFIQQGRLFNNRMKGGVNDNVTMTAYITASLLELKTPVTDPVVSKGLSCCKSIIEDVKNTYNTALLAYTFSLANDTDTRQQLFKKLEDVAISDGSHLHWSQSASADDSDSLAVEISSYVLLAVLSADSLTTADLGFANRIVSWLVKQQNAYGGFSSTQDTVVALQALSFYATKVFSSDGSSTVTVQSAADTHHFDVNQDNKLLYQEKQLQDVPAKYSIEVKGSACVSVQVAQFYNIPTPTEAKTLSIDAKIEGDCKTLEQNFFLNFTVKYVGPQETTNMLIVDIKILSGFTADTSMLRTSIGSAVLAQKYVERVDTKEDHVLVYLTEIPKHISMNYMMQMKQVLPVKNLKPAVVKVYDYYQTSDQSETEYSFHCQ; encoded by the exons GGATCTGAACGTTAGCTACTGTAGGAAATGGCTCCTGTTCTCTCTCCTTCTTGTCTGTGTCAATGGGGAAACATCAGGGCC ATCTTTCACAGTGACGTTTCCTGCAGTGATTGAGTCAGGATCTGAGGCCAGACTGTGTGCAAGTCTTCTCAAGCCCAATGAAAGCCTTGTCATGAACATTTATCTGGTTGATGGTGATCAGAGCATTTTACTGCTGCAGGAGAAAGCTGAGGAAGAGTTTCACCGCTGCTTTAACTTCAAG GCTCCTCTGGTAGAAACAAAATCTGTTCAGAAAATGAAGGTAGAACTTCAAGGAGAGTCTTTCAAGATGGCTGAAGAGAGAAAAGTCATGTTCAGACCTTACCATCCTCTGACGTTTATCCAGACTGATAAACCCATCTATATTCCAGGACAGACAG TGAATTTTAGAATTGTTACCATGGATAAAAAGTTTTCGCCGCTTGATCAGCAG tatagTTCAGTGGTACTTGAG GACAGTAAAGGTAACAGAATTGGTCAATGGACAAATGTGTCTTCAACAAGGTGGATTTTGCAGCGTTCTTATGAATTAAACCCGGAGGGGCATCAAGGCATGTACAAACTGAAGGCTTATATTGGTGACAGGATGATATCCCATGATTTTGAGGTGAAAAAATATG TTTTGCCTAAGTTTGAAGTTACTGTTACAGCACCAAAAACAGTGAGTATAGATGATGAGTCATTGGCAGTTGAGGTTTGTGGAAA ATACACATACGGGCAACCTTTATCTGGTAAATCATGGGTGAAAGTGTGTCGTGATATTCCACGCTACTCTTACAGGCGTGACAAACACAGTCCAATATGTGTGAATGAAACTACTGAG ATGAAAAGGACAGGCTGTGCCATCCATACCTTAGATCTATCTGCCTTTTTAAACTCCACATATGAGAATCAGCTGGAAAATTCTCTTCACGTTGAAGCAACAGTCACAGAAGAAGGAACAG AGATTATGATGACAAAATCTGAAACTGTATCTCTTACTTTTGAAATTGGAAAATGCACACTTACTGACCTGCCCAAAACATATGAACATGGATCAGTTATAGAAGGAAAA ATAAAACTCTCAAATTTCAAAGGCGCACCAATACAAAACAAAGTGGTTTATCTTTTGGAGGGATCCTGGTCTTCACAACTGCTCCTTAATCTCACTACAGACAGCGATGGACTGGCCAGCTTCTCTCTTAATACATCTAGTCTTCCTAAAGTAGACATTACTCTGATG gcAAGTGTGTATCCAACGTTTCATGGTTATGGTTACAAAACACCATACTTCTCTACGGACAGAAAAACAGTTAATCTTTTCCAGTCTGCCACTCCATACACCCCATCATTAAGTGAACTGATCATAGAAAACATTGAGCAACCATTAAAGTGTGATGCTGAGTTAACAGTGACCATCAAGTATTATTTTATTGGAGAGACTGCTAAAGACTTCAAAACTGACATTGTCTATATG GTCTTGTCCAGAGGAGTGATCGTTCATCATGGATATGAGAAGGTTGAAGTCAAGTCTTCTAATGGAGCAGCAAGTGGCACAATGTCATTCAAACTGTCTGTTGGTGCAGATCTAGCTCCTGCAGTGCAGATTCTGGCCTACTGTGTTCTGCccagtgaaaatgttgttgctcGTAGCAAAACATTTGAGATCGAAAAGTGTTTCAAAAACAAG GTTTCTCTGCAGTTTTCTCCTGCTAGAGCAGTTCCTGGTGAGAAAAACACTCTCCATCTCTCAGCTCAGCCTGGTTCACTGTGCGGCCTCAGTGCTGTAGATCAGAGCGTCCTGATCCTGAAGCCAGAAAAACGTCTGGATATTGAAAAG ATCTTCAACCTGCTGCCAGTGCAATCAGTATCAGATTACCCTTACAGCGTTGAAGATGAGCAAGAGTGTCTCCATGTGAGACCCCGTCGAGCTGTACTGACAGACAATGCCTATGAATCCTTAGAG AGTGTGGGGCTGAAAATGGCTACAAATTTGGCTGTACGAGTCCCTGAGTGTCTGTCATACAAGGGCTTGAGTTATTACAGAAATGAAG TGATGTATGATTATATGAGTCGATCTGGTATAATGCTTAATTCGGATGATAGAGACTCTTCAGTTGAAGTGACAGTTCGTACTGTCTTTCCTGAAACATGGATTTGGCAACTTGCTGCACTTGG AGACTCTGGATCAGCTCAGGTTCCTGTGACGGTTCCTGACACCATCACCTCTTGGGAGACGgaggccttctgtctgtcctccaAAGGTCTGggtctggctcctcctgctcagCTGACAGTTTTCCAGCCCTTCTTCCTGGAGCTCTCTCTGCCTTACTCCATCATCCGTGGGGAGATctttgagctgaaggccactgtcttCAACTATCTGTCCAAGTGCATCATG gttaaAGTGACTCCAGCTCCTTCCTCAGACTACACTCTCAAAGCCTCCTCTGATGAACAGTATTCATCCTGTCTGTGTGCTAATGGAAGAAAAACCTTTAAATGGATCCTCACTCCTTCTGTTCTTG GAGTCTTGAATATTACAGTCAGTGCAGAGGCTGAGTCGTCCCAGACTGTGTGTGACAATGAGATTGTGAGCGTGCCAGAGAGAGGACGCATTGACACAGTCACACGAAGTCTGCTTGTGCAG GCTGAAGGAACTGAGAAGACAGAGACCTACAGCTGGTTACTGTGTCCAAAGG GCGACACTCTCTCCGAAGAAGTGGATCTGAATCTTCCTAAAGATGTGATAAAGGGATCAGCCAGATCCTCTGTTTCAGTCATTG GGGACATACTGGGTCGTGCACTGACAAATCTTCACGGATTACTAAAGATGCCGTACGGCTGTGGAGAACAAAACATGGCTATTCTTTCTCCCAATATTTACATTCTGCAGTATCTGGAAAACACAGAGCAGCTCACTTCAGCCATCAGAGAGAGAGCCACCGGCTTCCTTAAGAGTG GGGACCAGAGACAACTGAACTACAGACATACTAGTGGTGGATACAGCACATTTGGACACGGAGATGAGAATACATG GTTGACTGCCTTTGTCCTGAGGTCTTTTGGCAAAGCacagaaatacatatttattgatCCACAAATTATTCAGAGTGCAAAGGAATGGTTAATAAGCAGACGGGATTCAGACGGCTGTTTTATCCAACAGGGAAGACTGTTCAACAACAGAATGAAG GGTGGAGTGAATGATAATGTGACCATGACGGCCTACATTACTGCATCACTACTTGAACTAAAAACTCCAGTCACA GATCCTGTCGTCAGTAAAGGTTTGTCCTGTTGTAAGTCCATCATTGAGGATGTCAAAAACACTTACAACACTGCTCTGCTCGCCTACACCTTCAGTCTGGCTAATGACACAGACACTCGACAGCAGCTTTTCAAGAAACTGGAGGATGTTGCTATTTCAGACG GGTCTCATCTCCACTGGTCTCAGTCTGCTTCTGCTGATGACTCTGATTCTCTGGCAGTGGAGATCAGCTCATATGTGCTGCTAGCTGTTCTCTCTGCTGATTCACTCACTACAGCTGATCTGGGCTTTGCTAACAGGATTGTCAGCTGGCTTGTGAAGCAGCAGAATGCCTATGGAGGATTCTCCTCCACACAG GACACAGTGGTGGCTCTTCAGGCTCTGTCTTTCTATGCCACCAAAGTGTTCAGCTCTGACGGCTCCAGCACAGTGACTGTACAGTCAGCAGCAGACACTCACCACTTTGATGTCAATCAGGACAATAAGTTACTGTACCAGGAGAAGCAGCTGCAGGACGTCCCAGCCAAATACAGCATTGAAGTGAAGGGCTCAGCCTGTGTGTCTGTGCAG GTGGCTCAGTTCTACAACATTCCCAC